Proteins encoded in a region of the Bacillus sp. T3 genome:
- the ureG gene encoding urease accessory protein UreG: MEPIKIGVGGPVGAGKTMLVEKITRAMHNEFSMAVVTNDIYTKEDALFLMKNGVLPEDRIIGVETGGCPHTAIREDASMNFAAIDELKELHRDLDLIFVESGGDNLAATFSPELVDFSIYIIDVAQGEKIPRKGGQGMIKSDLFVINKIDLAPYVGASLEIMEQDTIAAQGKKPFIFTNLKDGIGLDAVVDWIKREALLIGLKP; the protein is encoded by the coding sequence TTGGAGCCAATTAAAATAGGTGTAGGAGGCCCAGTGGGGGCAGGAAAAACCATGCTTGTCGAAAAGATAACAAGGGCGATGCATAATGAATTCAGTATGGCTGTTGTTACGAATGATATATATACAAAAGAGGATGCACTATTTTTAATGAAAAATGGAGTACTACCAGAGGATCGAATCATTGGTGTTGAGACTGGTGGTTGCCCACATACCGCGATTCGTGAGGATGCCTCAATGAATTTTGCGGCAATAGATGAACTAAAAGAACTTCATCGTGACTTAGATCTAATTTTTGTAGAAAGCGGTGGGGATAATTTAGCTGCAACCTTCAGTCCAGAGCTTGTTGATTTTTCAATTTATATTATCGATGTGGCTCAAGGAGAAAAGATTCCTCGTAAAGGTGGACAGGGGATGATCAAATCCGACCTATTTGTCATTAACAAAATTGATTTGGCGCCCTATGTCGGTGCCAGCTTGGAAATAATGGAGCAGGACACAATTGCGGCCCAGGGTAAGAAGCCCTTTATTTTTACTAATTTAAAAGATGGAATAGGTCTAGATGCTGTTGTGGATTGGATAAAGCGAGAGGCATTACTCATTGGACTGAAGCCATGA
- a CDS encoding nitronate monooxygenase — protein sequence MGKTIPASWCEQLTLPVISAPMFLVSGTELVKQCCLNGVIGSFPAPNARPIEVLDQWMEWLNSELAEAKIKDPDRKIAPWAMNIVVHSSYRRLQQEFDLIRKHQPSLVITSLGSPKAVVDIVHSYGGLVFSDVSNVKFAKKAADAGVDGLILVASGAGGHAGNINSLAFVDLVRDFWDGIIVLAGGISTGSGILAAQAVGADLAYMGTRFIAAEESLASDEYQKMLVHSTIEDIILTDAFSGVNANMLIPSIVKAGLDPKRLDKKKEIDFNHMHKGTTENNVKAWRDIWSAGHGVGTIETVEPGKGNH from the coding sequence ATGGGGAAAACAATTCCAGCAAGCTGGTGCGAGCAGCTTACTTTACCTGTTATCTCAGCACCTATGTTTTTGGTTTCAGGGACAGAACTGGTCAAGCAATGCTGTCTAAACGGTGTAATTGGTTCATTTCCGGCACCAAATGCCCGACCAATTGAAGTATTGGACCAATGGATGGAGTGGCTAAATTCAGAGTTGGCAGAGGCGAAAATAAAGGATCCTGACCGAAAAATTGCACCATGGGCGATGAATATAGTCGTACATAGTTCATATCGTCGACTCCAGCAGGAATTTGACCTAATTCGAAAGCATCAACCTTCATTAGTGATTACCTCCTTGGGAAGTCCTAAAGCAGTAGTGGATATTGTTCATAGTTATGGAGGCTTAGTTTTCTCCGATGTAAGCAATGTTAAATTTGCAAAAAAAGCAGCAGACGCCGGTGTGGATGGTTTAATTTTAGTGGCAAGCGGAGCGGGAGGTCATGCTGGCAATATTAACAGCTTGGCATTCGTCGATTTAGTTCGTGATTTTTGGGATGGAATCATCGTTTTAGCGGGAGGAATTTCAACAGGCTCTGGAATTTTGGCAGCTCAAGCAGTAGGCGCTGATCTAGCTTATATGGGAACAAGATTCATTGCAGCCGAAGAAAGTTTGGCGAGTGATGAATATCAAAAAATGTTAGTACATTCCACGATCGAGGATATTATCTTAACGGATGCCTTTTCTGGTGTGAATGCAAATATGCTAATCCCAAGCATCGTGAAAGCAGGTCTTGATCCCAAACGCTTGGACAAAAAGAAGGAAATTGATTTTAATCATATGCACAAAGGAACAACTGAAAATAATGTGAAAGCTTGGCGTGATATCTGGTCCGCTGGTCATGGTGTTGGAAC